One genomic window of Evansella cellulosilytica DSM 2522 includes the following:
- the atpG gene encoding ATP synthase F1 subunit gamma, producing the protein MASLRDIKSRITSTKKTKQITKAMEMVSAAKLNRAQSKATSFIPYTEKIREVVASIASGEENTITHPMLEAREEVKKTAYIVITSDRGLCGAYNSGLLRQTHKIINERHESPNEYGLIVIGKVGRDFFKKRGMPIYQEIVGLQDQPEYAEIKNIAATTIDMFTDGIFDEIYLHYNHFVSVISQKVTESKLLPLTDLAGEEEDAATQEYIYEPDPKVILEQLLPHYAESLIYGSLLDAKASEFGARMTAMQSATNNATDRIDELTLVYNRARQAAITQEINEIVGGASALE; encoded by the coding sequence GTGGCCTCATTAAGAGATATAAAATCAAGAATTACCTCTACGAAGAAAACGAAGCAGATTACGAAAGCAATGGAAATGGTATCTGCTGCGAAGTTAAATCGGGCACAATCAAAGGCAACATCCTTTATTCCTTATACAGAAAAAATTCGTGAAGTAGTAGCGAGTATCGCTTCTGGTGAAGAAAATACAATTACTCACCCGATGCTAGAAGCGCGTGAAGAAGTGAAAAAGACAGCATACATCGTCATCACTTCAGACCGTGGACTGTGCGGAGCATACAACAGCGGACTTTTACGTCAAACACATAAAATCATTAACGAACGTCACGAATCACCAAATGAGTACGGCCTCATCGTTATTGGTAAAGTAGGACGTGATTTTTTCAAAAAAAGAGGAATGCCGATTTACCAAGAAATCGTAGGATTACAAGATCAGCCAGAGTACGCTGAGATCAAAAATATCGCCGCAACAACGATTGATATGTTTACGGATGGCATCTTTGATGAAATCTATCTTCACTACAATCACTTCGTAAGTGTCATTAGCCAAAAGGTCACAGAATCAAAGCTGTTACCACTTACTGACCTTGCAGGAGAAGAAGAAGATGCAGCAACGCAGGAATATATTTATGAGCCAGATCCGAAGGTCATCTTAGAGCAATTGTTACCACATTACGCTGAAAGCTTAATATATGGTTCATTGCTCGATGCAAAAGCAAGTGAGTTCGGGGCAAGAATGACTGCGATGCAATCAGCTACGAATAATGCCACTGATCGTATTGACGAGCTAACATTAGTATATAACCGAGCGCGACAAGCTGCGATTACACAGGAAATCAACGAAATTGTTGGTGGAGCTTCCGCACTCGAATAG
- the atpA gene encoding F0F1 ATP synthase subunit alpha produces the protein MSIRADEISSLIKKQIEGYQSEIEVSDVGTVIKIGDGIAVAHGLENVMAGELLEFSNGVMGMAQNLEENTVGIIILGPYTDIREGDEVRRTGRIMEVPVGEELLGRVVNSLGQPLDGQGPIETTKTRPIESPAPGVMDRKSVHEPLQTGIKSIDALIPIGRGQRELIIGDRQTGKTAIAIDTILNQKDQDMICIYVAIGQKESTVAGVVETLRQHGALDYTIVVTASASQPAPLLYLAPYAGVSMGEEFMYNGKHVLVIYDDLTKQASAYRELSLLLRRPPGREAYPGDVFYLHSRLLERAAKLSDDKGAGSLTALPFIETQAGDVSAYIPTNVISITDGQIFLQSDLFFSGVRPAVNAGLSVSRVGGSAQIKAMKKVAGTLRLDLASYRELEAFAQFGSDLDKATQAKLNRGARTVEVLKQGLHQPLAVEKQVVILYALTRGFIDDIEVEDVSRFEAELFTFLEHNNKDLLDQIKTSGALPDENALNNAIDEFKKTFS, from the coding sequence ATGAGCATCAGAGCCGATGAAATCAGCTCTTTAATAAAAAAACAGATTGAAGGCTATCAATCTGAAATTGAAGTAAGCGATGTTGGTACCGTCATCAAAATTGGTGATGGAATCGCTGTTGCTCACGGACTAGAAAATGTTATGGCCGGTGAGCTTTTAGAATTTTCAAATGGTGTCATGGGTATGGCACAAAACCTTGAAGAAAACACAGTTGGTATTATCATCCTTGGACCTTACACGGACATTCGTGAAGGGGACGAAGTACGTCGAACTGGACGTATTATGGAAGTACCAGTTGGTGAAGAGCTTTTAGGACGTGTAGTTAACTCTTTAGGTCAACCACTAGATGGTCAAGGACCAATTGAAACGACAAAAACTCGTCCAATCGAAAGCCCAGCACCAGGTGTTATGGACCGTAAATCTGTTCACGAACCACTTCAAACAGGGATTAAGTCAATTGACGCATTAATTCCAATTGGTCGTGGTCAACGTGAGTTAATCATCGGTGACCGTCAAACTGGTAAAACAGCCATTGCGATTGATACAATCTTAAATCAAAAAGATCAAGACATGATCTGTATTTATGTCGCTATTGGACAAAAAGAATCCACTGTTGCGGGCGTAGTAGAAACGTTACGTCAACACGGTGCGTTAGACTATACAATCGTCGTAACAGCAAGTGCATCACAGCCAGCACCATTATTATACTTAGCGCCATATGCAGGTGTATCAATGGGTGAAGAATTTATGTACAATGGCAAGCACGTACTTGTTATTTATGATGACTTAACGAAGCAAGCATCAGCTTATCGTGAGCTTTCTTTATTACTTCGTCGTCCTCCAGGGCGTGAAGCATATCCAGGGGATGTGTTCTACTTACACTCCCGTTTACTTGAGCGTGCTGCAAAGCTTAGTGACGATAAAGGAGCAGGTTCATTAACTGCCCTACCATTTATCGAAACGCAAGCTGGTGACGTATCTGCCTACATTCCAACAAACGTAATTTCGATTACGGACGGACAAATTTTCCTACAATCTGATTTGTTCTTCTCCGGTGTACGACCAGCCGTAAACGCTGGTTTATCCGTATCCCGTGTAGGTGGTTCAGCACAAATTAAAGCGATGAAAAAGGTTGCAGGTACACTGCGTCTTGATTTAGCTTCATACCGTGAGCTTGAAGCATTCGCACAATTTGGTTCTGACCTTGATAAAGCAACACAAGCGAAGTTAAACCGTGGTGCACGTACAGTTGAAGTACTAAAGCAAGGCCTTCACCAACCACTTGCTGTAGAAAAACAAGTTGTCATTCTTTATGCATTAACAAGAGGCTTCATCGACGACATCGAAGTAGAAGACGTAAGCCGATTTGAAGCAGAATTATTTACATTCTTAGAGCATAACAATAAAGATCTTCTTGATCAGATTAAAACATCAGGCGCATTACCTGATGAAAATGCTCTAAATAATGCAATTGACGAGTTCAAAAAAACATTTAGTTAA
- a CDS encoding F0F1 ATP synthase subunit delta, with the protein MKKHPVGFRYASALFEYAQENSLLDSIQQELDDVTQVFQETNLLDEVFKHSKMTSEEKKKIVRESFSSKVSDAVLNLLQILIDNRREQLYYTIAESYRSLVFEAKGIAEATVYTAKALSEEEKQAISQVFSKKANKNQLLINNVVDKDIIGGMRLRIGDSVYDGSVANQLARIQQRMMYGNVSR; encoded by the coding sequence ATGAAAAAACATCCAGTAGGTTTTCGTTACGCTAGTGCACTGTTTGAATATGCACAGGAAAACAGCCTTTTAGATTCTATTCAACAAGAACTAGACGATGTGACACAAGTATTTCAAGAGACGAACCTTCTTGACGAAGTGTTTAAACATTCGAAAATGACTTCTGAAGAAAAGAAGAAAATAGTTAGAGAGAGTTTTTCGTCAAAAGTAAGTGACGCGGTGTTAAACCTTCTTCAAATCTTAATAGATAATAGAAGAGAGCAGCTATATTACACAATTGCAGAAAGCTACCGGTCGCTCGTTTTTGAAGCGAAAGGAATTGCGGAAGCAACTGTTTATACAGCTAAAGCCTTATCGGAAGAAGAGAAGCAAGCAATTTCACAAGTGTTTTCTAAAAAAGCCAACAAAAATCAGCTTCTTATTAATAACGTTGTAGATAAAGATATCATCGGTGGCATGAGATTAAGAATCGGTGATAGCGTTTATGACGGTAGCGTAGCCAACCAATTGGCACGCATACAGCAACGTATGATGTATGGGAACGTTAGTAGATAG
- the atpF gene encoding F0F1 ATP synthase subunit B, with translation MFDLQDIAWINAGYQLLAFLALMFLLKRFALGPILKMMEDRENHIADQINSAEKNRKEAEKYLAEQREAIQEARQEAKGIIEKATKLSEQQAEEIVSNARTEAERMKQSALAEINNEKERAISALREQVSTLSVLVASKVIEKELDEKEQEKLIQETLKEVGEEL, from the coding sequence TTGTTTGATCTTCAAGATATTGCATGGATTAATGCTGGTTATCAGCTTTTGGCTTTCCTCGCACTCATGTTCTTATTGAAAAGGTTCGCACTAGGACCAATTCTTAAGATGATGGAAGACCGTGAAAACCACATTGCTGACCAAATTAATTCTGCAGAAAAAAATCGTAAAGAAGCAGAAAAATATTTAGCTGAACAACGGGAAGCAATTCAAGAGGCCCGTCAAGAAGCGAAAGGTATTATTGAAAAAGCAACAAAACTAAGCGAGCAGCAAGCGGAAGAAATCGTCTCCAATGCACGAACTGAAGCTGAACGCATGAAGCAATCAGCACTTGCTGAAATTAATAATGAAAAAGAGCGAGCTATCTCCGCGCTTCGTGAGCAAGTTTCTACCTTGTCAGTCCTTGTTGCATCTAAAGTGATCGAAAAGGAATTGGATGAAAAGGAACAAGAAAAGCTCATTCAAGAAACGCTTAAAGAAGTGGGCGAAGAGCTATGA
- the atpE gene encoding F0F1 ATP synthase subunit C, which yields MEFLSVAIVASIAAVAGAFGVAIVVRSVVQGVTRQPEMRGPLQLLLFIGAPLVEAIPIFAIVIAFMLLGNI from the coding sequence ATGGAATTTCTTTCAGTAGCAATAGTTGCAAGTATCGCTGCAGTAGCAGGGGCGTTTGGTGTAGCAATCGTAGTACGTAGTGTCGTTCAAGGGGTAACTCGTCAACCTGAGATGAGAGGTCCACTTCAATTACTATTATTCATCGGTGCACCATTAGTAGAGGCGATTCCTATCTTTGCTATCGTTATTGCCTTCATGTTATTAGGTAATATTTAA
- the atpB gene encoding F0F1 ATP synthase subunit A — MDNKKPVIELFDNPWLKVDLTGIFMTTVVMAIVFFVLFFMSRKVKMYPTGAQNAVEYLLQFIKNIISTNMDWKQGKHFVVLGTTLILYVFVANMAGLPFELATKTEHYVYWHSPTADPVLTISLAAFIIILTHFYALKLKGPKEYGKDYFRPVPFLFPFKIIEDFSNTLTLGMRLYANVFAKEVLMVMLVGLGASTVAWGVAMFLPLIALQVFGLFIGSLQAFIFCMLTMVYMAHKVNEEH; from the coding sequence TTGGATAATAAGAAACCAGTGATTGAGCTTTTTGATAACCCTTGGTTAAAGGTGGACCTCACCGGTATTTTCATGACTACTGTTGTCATGGCAATCGTGTTTTTTGTCCTCTTTTTTATGTCGAGGAAAGTGAAAATGTACCCGACAGGAGCACAAAACGCAGTCGAATACTTATTACAGTTTATCAAAAATATCATCAGTACAAATATGGATTGGAAGCAAGGGAAGCACTTTGTCGTGCTAGGTACGACATTAATTCTCTATGTTTTCGTAGCTAATATGGCTGGGCTACCGTTTGAGCTTGCGACTAAAACAGAACACTATGTTTACTGGCATTCTCCTACAGCAGACCCTGTACTTACGATTTCATTAGCAGCTTTCATCATCATATTAACGCATTTCTATGCATTAAAGCTTAAAGGACCTAAAGAATATGGGAAGGACTATTTCCGTCCAGTACCATTCTTATTTCCATTTAAAATTATTGAGGACTTTTCCAACACCCTCACTCTTGGAATGCGTCTTTATGCCAACGTATTTGCAAAGGAAGTACTAATGGTCATGCTAGTTGGTCTCGGTGCAAGCACCGTTGCATGGGGGGTTGCAATGTTCTTACCGCTCATTGCATTACAAGTGTTTGGACTATTTATTGGATCGCTACAAGCATTTATTTTCTGTATGCTTACAATGGTGTACATGGCACACAAAGTGAACGAGGAACATTAA
- a CDS encoding ATP synthase subunit I, with the protein MMDYKVAAKRYTIFTIVIIAVFLILAFILSNSPLFLGIVFGASFSLINLINTYLQVKRIGEVFDGKKRPSLVIFGTLTRIIAAVLAVTIAMRFPEYLQIEGVIIGLAITYFIILIEPMFHIKHLNR; encoded by the coding sequence ATGATGGATTATAAAGTGGCAGCGAAAAGGTACACTATTTTTACAATCGTTATCATTGCAGTTTTTCTTATACTCGCTTTTATACTTTCTAATTCCCCACTCTTCTTAGGAATTGTATTTGGAGCAAGCTTCAGCTTAATTAATCTTATTAATACATATTTGCAAGTGAAGCGAATTGGCGAAGTGTTTGACGGAAAAAAAAGACCGAGTCTTGTGATTTTTGGAACGCTAACACGAATTATCGCTGCGGTCTTAGCTGTAACAATCGCAATGCGTTTTCCTGAATACCTACAAATCGAAGGTGTCATCATAGGTTTAGCAATAACCTATTTCATTATATTAATAGAACCTATGTTTCACATTAAGCACCTTAATCGCTAA
- a CDS encoding AtpZ/AtpI family protein, which produces MSEPSSKFRSTVKALALMTTMSSYLVGSILVGVFTGRWADNRFDGDGLFIGLGVLLGIGTAITGIYFAIRKFLGEESS; this is translated from the coding sequence ATGTCAGAACCTTCATCTAAATTTCGAAGCACAGTAAAAGCACTTGCACTGATGACGACAATGAGTTCTTACCTTGTAGGTTCAATACTTGTTGGTGTGTTTACTGGTAGGTGGGCAGATAACCGATTTGATGGAGATGGTTTATTTATTGGGCTTGGTGTACTTTTAGGTATTGGAACTGCGATAACAGGAATATACTTTGCTATTCGCAAATTTCTAGGAGAAGAATCATCATGA
- a CDS encoding S8 family serine peptidase — protein sequence MSTRNKIFTLVLLTLILFVPAIENGSVNATKLEAAPVMFPERPAYPDRSDEKSVYIIEALGDPLELVEKIKEEIPSANIRKTFTKLYNGVSLEVKRKDAERLASFLNVNRVDEIAYYEPSLDESVPFIGGNEIRSMLDEEGDKLTGKGVKVGVIDTGIDYEHPDLKNSYYGGYDIVDEDDDPMETKHTEGRPTLHGTHVAGIIAADGRLKGVAPDAEIYAYRTLGPTGMGTTEQVIEAIEKAVEDGVDVINLSLGNTVNGPDWPTSIALDKAVEQGVVAVTSNGNSGPNLWTVGSPGTSSKAISVGASTPPMRVPYLTTSAQDKNEIPIIPMQNSEKWELRRAYPLQYVGLGKKEDYANEDVRGKIVIAKRGEISFTYKARIAESAGAEALIIFNHTDGEFAGLLEEPMGIPVVSISKEAGEDLLKKIEKEEVILRTIYREEEDFMAPFSSRGPVTHTWDIKPDVVAPGVAIDSTIPRGYQDLNGTSMSAPHVAGVAALLKQKYPDWTPEQIKAAIMNTAKPISDKEGEIYPPHVQGTGRIQMNEALNTETLVYPGSLSFGKWLRTDRRVEKKVEITIENLSDKRKKYTIEPPFEVPDGIQWKVPFAIYLSPGETKTVPVTMDVFPSVFEEGIYHDVIEVKSGSETIQVPYLFFVEEPEYPRLMAFVFEQTPEPHKYHYEVYFPGGIDTFGIALYDPDTFQFIDYVDVQSNIDRGMFEQDVKMEVKPGVYKALIFAEKDGHEDTIEKEIYIGSWGEEGN from the coding sequence ATGAGCACGAGAAACAAGATATTTACCCTTGTTTTACTTACTCTCATTTTATTCGTACCAGCAATAGAGAACGGATCGGTCAATGCGACAAAGCTAGAAGCGGCACCTGTTATGTTTCCTGAAAGACCAGCATATCCAGACAGAAGTGACGAAAAATCAGTATACATTATAGAAGCATTAGGTGACCCATTAGAATTAGTAGAAAAAATCAAAGAAGAAATACCTTCGGCTAACATTCGCAAAACATTTACGAAGCTATACAACGGTGTTTCGCTAGAGGTGAAGAGGAAAGACGCAGAACGGCTTGCTAGCTTTTTAAATGTAAATAGAGTAGACGAGATTGCCTATTATGAACCATCTCTAGACGAAAGTGTCCCCTTCATTGGTGGAAATGAAATTAGAAGCATGTTAGATGAAGAAGGTGACAAGTTAACTGGTAAAGGTGTAAAAGTTGGCGTCATCGACACAGGCATTGATTATGAGCATCCTGATTTAAAAAACAGCTATTACGGTGGTTACGATATCGTCGATGAGGACGATGATCCGATGGAAACAAAGCATACAGAAGGACGCCCTACGTTACATGGCACACATGTAGCTGGAATCATTGCCGCAGATGGGAGATTGAAAGGCGTTGCGCCAGACGCAGAAATTTATGCTTACAGAACGCTCGGTCCAACGGGGATGGGGACGACAGAGCAAGTAATCGAAGCTATCGAAAAAGCAGTCGAAGATGGTGTAGATGTCATCAACCTTTCATTAGGCAATACAGTAAATGGACCTGATTGGCCAACAAGTATTGCATTAGATAAAGCAGTCGAACAAGGAGTAGTCGCTGTCACCTCCAACGGGAACAGTGGACCTAACTTATGGACGGTTGGATCACCAGGTACGTCATCAAAAGCGATTTCTGTTGGTGCCTCCACACCACCAATGCGAGTACCGTATTTGACTACAAGTGCACAAGATAAAAATGAAATTCCAATTATACCAATGCAAAATTCGGAAAAGTGGGAGTTAAGAAGAGCATATCCTCTTCAATATGTCGGATTAGGAAAAAAAGAGGATTACGCAAACGAAGATGTGAGAGGAAAAATCGTCATAGCGAAGCGTGGAGAAATAAGCTTTACGTATAAAGCACGAATTGCTGAAAGCGCAGGTGCAGAGGCACTCATTATTTTTAACCATACAGACGGTGAATTTGCTGGTTTGCTTGAAGAACCAATGGGCATCCCGGTAGTAAGCATTTCAAAAGAAGCTGGGGAAGATTTATTAAAAAAGATAGAGAAAGAAGAGGTAATCTTAAGAACGATTTACCGTGAAGAGGAAGACTTTATGGCACCTTTTAGCTCACGGGGACCAGTGACCCACACATGGGATATTAAGCCTGATGTCGTTGCACCAGGGGTAGCCATTGATAGTACAATTCCACGGGGCTACCAAGATTTGAATGGAACAAGTATGTCTGCACCACATGTAGCTGGAGTTGCAGCACTCTTAAAGCAAAAGTATCCAGATTGGACACCTGAGCAAATAAAAGCGGCGATTATGAATACAGCGAAGCCAATTAGCGACAAAGAAGGAGAGATATACCCACCACACGTCCAAGGAACAGGAAGAATTCAAATGAACGAAGCGCTAAACACGGAAACGCTTGTGTATCCTGGATCATTATCGTTCGGTAAGTGGCTAAGGACCGATAGAAGAGTAGAGAAAAAAGTAGAGATCACGATAGAAAATCTTTCAGATAAGCGAAAGAAGTACACGATAGAACCACCTTTTGAAGTGCCTGATGGTATTCAGTGGAAAGTGCCTTTTGCGATTTATCTATCGCCTGGAGAAACGAAAACAGTACCAGTAACGATGGATGTTTTCCCATCTGTATTTGAAGAAGGGATTTATCACGACGTCATTGAAGTGAAAAGTGGCTCAGAAACAATTCAAGTGCCATATTTGTTCTTTGTGGAAGAGCCGGAATATCCAAGATTAATGGCATTCGTGTTTGAACAAACACCGGAACCACATAAATATCATTATGAAGTGTATTTCCCTGGTGGCATCGATACGTTTGGAATTGCTTTGTATGACCCTGATACGTTTCAGTTTATTGATTACGTCGATGTACAATCAAACATAGACAGAGGAATGTTTGAACAAGATGTGAAGATGGAAGTAAAGCCTGGCGTATATAAAGCGTTAATATTTGCAGAAAAAGACGGCCATGAAGATACAATTGAAAAGGAAATATACATTGGATCTTGGGGAGAAGAAGGAAACTAA
- a CDS encoding aldo/keto reductase: protein MLKDLQSATTLHNGVKMPWLGLGVFKVQDGEEVVSSVKAAIEHGYRSIDTAAIYGNEEGVGKAIAEVNVPREELFITSKVWNSNQGYDKTLAAFDETLNKLGLDYLDLYLIHWPVPAEGKYIDTWKALEKLYNDGKIRAIGVSNFQVHHLQDVIDQCDIVPMVNQVEYHPKLTQKELHTFCKNNNIQLEAWSPLMQGQLLDHPTLTEIANKYNKSVSQVILRWDLQNEVVTIPKSVKPHRIAENADVFNFELTNEDMEKINALNEDERVGPNPDEFNRV, encoded by the coding sequence ATGCTAAAAGACTTACAAAGCGCAACAACACTACATAATGGAGTGAAAATGCCTTGGCTAGGACTTGGTGTTTTTAAAGTGCAAGATGGGGAAGAAGTTGTAAGCTCTGTGAAAGCAGCGATTGAGCATGGCTACAGAAGCATTGATACAGCGGCAATATACGGCAATGAAGAAGGTGTTGGTAAAGCAATTGCTGAAGTAAATGTGCCACGTGAAGAACTCTTCATTACATCAAAGGTTTGGAACTCAAACCAAGGCTATGACAAGACGTTAGCTGCTTTCGATGAAACGCTAAACAAGCTTGGCCTTGATTATTTAGATCTATATTTAATTCACTGGCCAGTTCCTGCTGAAGGAAAATATATTGATACGTGGAAGGCACTAGAGAAGCTTTATAACGATGGCAAAATTCGTGCAATCGGAGTCAGTAACTTCCAAGTTCACCACCTGCAAGACGTGATTGATCAATGTGACATCGTACCGATGGTGAACCAAGTAGAATATCATCCTAAACTAACACAAAAGGAATTACACACTTTTTGTAAAAACAATAATATCCAGCTTGAAGCTTGGTCCCCATTAATGCAAGGACAGCTTCTTGATCATCCGACATTAACAGAGATTGCAAACAAATATAACAAGTCAGTATCTCAAGTCATTTTACGCTGGGATTTACAAAATGAAGTTGTAACAATTCCTAAATCGGTAAAACCACATCGAATCGCTGAAAACGCAGATGTGTTTAATTTCGAACTTACAAATGAGGATATGGAAAAAATCAACGCACTAAACGAAGACGAGCGCGTCGGTCCAAATCCAGATGAATTTAATCGAGTGTAA
- a CDS encoding NAD-dependent epimerase/dehydratase family protein, with the protein MGKVVVTGGSGLLGRDVIKEFLNHGYEVVNADLKHPAEPLCQTVIVDLTNLGEVYGVLAGADAVIHLAAIPVAYSHPNEVTFENNVMSTYNILEAASTLGIKKAVISSSESSYGICFSKQNLTPQYVPVDEEHPQLPEESYGLSKIVNEKTADMINQRTGMQVVSMRLGNVITPEMYQNFPDFIHNPEIRKTIVWSYIDTRDAATAYRLAVETDGLGSVALNLAADETSMDIESKELMSSVFPEVELKKEISGYETLLSNEKAKKLLNWQPVHKWRDYVKL; encoded by the coding sequence ATGGGAAAAGTAGTAGTAACTGGTGGAAGTGGCCTTTTAGGTAGAGATGTTATAAAAGAATTTTTAAATCATGGCTATGAGGTAGTCAATGCAGATTTAAAGCATCCAGCAGAGCCGCTTTGTCAGACAGTAATTGTTGATTTAACAAATCTAGGTGAAGTATATGGCGTGTTAGCTGGAGCGGATGCGGTTATCCACTTAGCAGCAATACCTGTAGCTTATTCTCATCCGAATGAGGTAACATTTGAAAACAATGTAATGTCTACATATAATATTCTTGAAGCCGCTAGCACATTAGGAATCAAGAAAGCAGTCATTTCATCGAGCGAATCCTCTTATGGAATCTGCTTTTCAAAGCAAAACTTAACACCACAGTACGTACCGGTTGACGAAGAGCATCCACAATTACCGGAAGAAAGCTACGGATTGTCTAAAATCGTTAATGAAAAAACAGCTGATATGATTAACCAAAGAACAGGCATGCAAGTAGTATCTATGCGTTTAGGGAATGTGATTACTCCAGAAATGTATCAAAATTTTCCGGACTTTATTCATAACCCAGAAATAAGAAAAACAATCGTTTGGAGTTATATTGATACGAGAGATGCTGCAACTGCGTATCGATTAGCTGTTGAAACGGACGGGCTTGGCTCGGTTGCGCTAAATTTAGCGGCAGATGAAACGAGCATGGACATAGAAAGTAAAGAACTAATGTCATCCGTTTTTCCAGAAGTAGAACTGAAAAAGGAGATTTCAGGCTACGAAACGTTATTAAGTAACGAAAAAGCTAAAAAATTATTGAATTGGCAGCCAGTCCATAAGTGGAGAGATTACGTTAAGCTATAA